In Podospora pseudoanserina strain CBS 124.78 chromosome 5, whole genome shotgun sequence, a single window of DNA contains:
- a CDS encoding hypothetical protein (EggNog:ENOG503PC2G), with the protein MARTKEITRRRSDSLVTWTRFHLPVEREWPTWAVDHENVHFGPLDDVTGVRKGWLGRMVEDPEQAAYIIEWEDLEHLKQFRSSPACAAFLQNLPENDHSLQLSRDGSSSEQSSSSVEDASSSSSPASRFLTLRESTQRPKSDVEGRVTFNAFLVPHKQGHETTWNAYHALRDELCSFQPRGFEFIAGTGLHWECYMNTWFFALEEDQWVHNKFGKSEQTDESTDGRTVICEFHLWPQEYGATPEHEEVSASDPEATASWNEAVAKVMPPVTAWVQERWDVLPLPYYEPPYEPTEEELEHHRKLEEFIKYHRENPKPEVRWCGTRF; encoded by the exons ATGGCCCGTACAAAGGAAATAACGAGGAGGCGCAGCGACAGTTTGGTGACCTGGACACGGTTCCATCTACCAGTTGAGCGAGAGTGGCCGACATGGGCGGTGGATCACGAGAATGTGCACTTCGGTCCACTGGATGACGTGACCGGTGTGAGAAAGGGATGGTTGGGAAGAATGGTGGAAGATCCTGAGCAGGCTGCCTATATCATCG AGTGGGAAGACCTGGAGCACTTGAAACAGTTTCGGTCTTCTCCTGCATGCGCCGCGTTTCTGCAAAATCTACCCGAAAACGACCACAGTTTGCAACTTTCCAGAGACGGCTCCTCTTCAGAACAGAGCTCCTCATCTGTTGAAGAcgcatcgtcatcctcatctccagCGTCGCGATTCCTCACATTGCGAGAATCCACCCAACGACCCAAGTCGGACGTGGAAGGCCGTGTAACCTTCAACGCATTCCTGGTACCACATAAACAAGGTCACGAGACCACATGGAACGCGTACCATGCCCTGAGGGACGAACTCTGCAGTTTTCAACCACGCGGCTTTGAATTCATTGCAGGCACAGGTCTTCATTGGGAATGTTACATGAATACGTGGTTCTTCGCGCTTGAGGAAGATCAATGGGTGCACAACAAGTTTGGGAAGTCGGAGCAAACGGACGAGAGCACAGACGGTCGGACGGTCATTTGCGAGTTTCACCTTTGGCCACAGGAATATGGTGCCACGCCGGAGCACGAGGAGGTATCGGCATCGGACCCGGAGGCGACGGCGTCATGGAATGAAGCCGTGGCCAAGGTCATGCCTCCCGTTACCGCTTGGGTGCAAGAACGTTGGGATGTTTTGCCTTTGCCGTATTACGAGCCGCCCTATGAGCCtactgaggaggagcttgagcatCACcggaagctggaggagttcATAAAGTATCACAGAGAAAACCCCAAGCcggaggtgaggtggtgtggAACGCGTTTCTGA
- the PHO89 gene encoding Na+/Pi symporter (EggNog:ENOG503NUM9; COG:P) codes for MAVLHQFDYLFAIGTIFAGLDAWNIGANDVANSWATSVASQSVTYLQAMVLASIMEFAGSVGVGARVADTIRTKIVDTALFKDDPALLMLGMVCAVTASSIYLTMATKIGLPVSTTHSIMGGVIGMGVAAVGADGVQWVGKGPGTGAINSGVVQVFLAWIIAPGLSAIFASIIFLITKYGVMLRKNPVWKAFIYVPVYFGLAAALLTMLLLWKGGNYEVNLTDSQLPGVIVAVGVGFALLMCVTLMPWLYRVVMLDDWQLRWYHIPLGLLLLRRGPVPENPDDEYEDEPVQEISPKDELAATKAAQRGDVEISAAGALPEKTVGAADSTDGASGNDAAAPVRRKKPSDFRKPHKKLLKGRPEGKWYSLPVVWYGIKWAFLHGIDQDVVNLAGQKSALAGDVEEIHAHAARYDNKAEYMYSFLQVMTAATASFTHGANDIANAIGPYATVFEIWNSGVLPETGKAAVPTWILCFGAAMLVLGIWTYGYNIMRNLGNRLTLQSPSRGFSMELGSAITVILATRLKLPVSTTQCITGATVGVGLCSGTWRTVNWRMVGWIYFGWFITLPVAGIISGCLMGIIINAPRWGYSG; via the exons ATGGCGGTCCTCCACCAATTCGACTACCTCTTCGCCATTGGCACCATCTTCGCAGGCCTCGACGCCTGGAACATTG GTGCCAACGATGTGGCCAACTCATGGGCCACCTCTGTGGCTTCCCAGTCCGTGACCTACCTCCAGGCCATGGTTCTCGCCTCTATCATGGAGTTTGCCGGCtccgttggtgttggtgcccGCGTTGCCGACACCATCCGCACCAAGATTGTCGACACGGCTCTCTTCAAAGATGATCCCGCTCTTCTCATGCTTGGCATGGTCTGCGCTGTTACCGCTTCTTCCATCTACCTCACCATGGCTACCAAGATTGGTCTTcccgtctccaccacccattcCATCATGGGTGGTGTCATTGGCATGGGTGTTGCCGCCGTTGGCGCCGATG GTGTCCAGTGGGTTGGCAAGGGTCCCGGTACTGGTGCCATCAACTCTGGTGTCGTCCAggtcttcctcgcctggaTCATCGCTCCTGGTCTCTCCGCTATCTtcgcctccatcatcttcttgatcACCAAGTATGGCGTCATGCTTCGCAAGAACCCCGTCTGGAAGGCCTTCATCTACGTGCCAGTCTACTTCGGTCTCGCCGCCGCGCTCCTTACCATGTTGCTTCTCTGGAAGGGTGGCAACTACGAGGTCAATCTCACTGATTCCCAGCTCCCCGGTGTCATTGTTGCCGTCGGTGTCGGTTTCGCCCTTCTCATGTGCGTCACTTTGATGCCCTGGCTCTACCGCGTTGTCATGCTCGACGACTGGCAGCTCCGCTGGTACCACATTCCTCTcggtctcctcctcctccgccgcggCCCCGTCCCTGAGAACCCCGACGACGAGTATGAGGATGAGCCTGTCCAGGAGATCAGCCCCAAGGATGAGctcgccgccaccaaggCCGCCCAGcgtggtgatgtcgagatcTCTGCCGCCGGTGCGCTCCCCGAGAAGACTGTTGGCGCCGCCGACTCTACCGATGGTGCTTCTGGCAACGACGCCGCTGCCCCTGTCCGCCGCAAGAAGCCCTCCGACTTCCGCAAGCCCCACAAGAAGCTCCTCAAGGGCAGACCCGAAGGCAAGTGGTACTCTTTGCCCGTTGTTTGGTACGGCATCAAGTGGGCTTTCCTCCACGGTATCGATCAGGATGTTGTCAACCTTGCTGGCCAGAAGAGCGCCCTCGCtggtgatgtggaggagATTCACGCCCACGCTGCTCGCTACGACAACAAGGCCGAATACATGTACAGCTTCCTCCAGGTCATGACTGCCGCCACTGCCTCTTTCACCCACGGTGCCAACGACATCGCTAACGCCATCGGTCCCTATGCCACCGTCTTCGAGATCTGGAACTCCGGCGTGCTCCCCGAAACTGGCAAGGCTGCCGTTCCCACCTGGATTCTCTGCTTCGGCGCTGCCAtgctcgtcctcggcatctgGACTTATGGCTATAACATCATGAGGAACTTGGGTAACCGCCTCACCCTCCAGTCGCCATCCCGTGGTTTCTCCATGGAGCTTGGCTCTGCCATCACTGTCATTCTTGCCACCCGCTTGAAGCTCcccgtctccaccacccagtGCATCACTGGTGCCACCGTCGGTGTCGGTCTCTGCTCTGGCACCTGGCGCACCGTCAACTGGCGCATGGTCGGCTGGATCTACTTCGGCTGgttcatcaccctccccgtcgcTGGTATCATCTCTGGCTGCCTCatgggcatcatcatcaacgctCCTCGCTGGGGCTACTCTGGTTAA
- a CDS encoding hypothetical protein (COG:Z; EggNog:ENOG5039V82), with translation MLRREQTALEKRFVEGKNAWGYASVPHTDIVRYGEVLANLATATATNAPVAPAVPVVSPALSSVSAASLNRERARLADFEKILRQREKRLLQAEVEAKASLDSLTRAIEEKKHQLAGLEPREAELLQREAVAVERETALNEREDALTAGEDALDKEKEDLEVREKAAAAILEQQKIVETQKVTLRLWREDLDDENKALEARKRELEEEEKNLEEKKRALEEKERRPPEETELGKKEEGLRMREEALKEKEKALKEKEEELKKKNRNFVAVNTSLVKKDMENAAKEKEIERRLAEMAKREAALDPRSAYHSLPSGCQTAPQFVADMDQRVVIGYDLGWQAALPIGVEQGRRAAAAQTTTMHIQHQETVLARIRNMLACFGAERMDLDVRKEFKTLQLVIKSNIDVERIHADSIEMTADERLDASIPKPGNKVWEFIRVMKIECGCPVYYYFPAHPKSGPQPTAGIVRPAPQGETPQSLAVAPVTIVGNTYNLPPGAQVVFPTPAGPDPALLAGPIPSLEVTAPGGVSRTITGTPGPNKRRRVRSVTPSPRADTKRARSGSPPPAPAPAPKRTRGRLPKNKNVITVTTVTDPRPARPGRPTTGGLRPLAAAPAPAVTTATTVVGTTTAQEVFTSSAFTPAPAAAAPAPPTVGVGHDADDTEFDEEQGQVVVQKNEEKKAGKTVHEQLGREDARETNNDEQAPGNVDDENKNEDEGGMDMHLAAPVGWMERKN, from the exons ATGCTCCGAAGGGAGCAGACAGCCCTGGAGAAGAGGtttgtggaggggaagaacgCCTGGGGGTACGCTAGTGTCCCCCATACCGACATTGTTCGGTATGGTGAGGTCCTCGCAAAcctcgccaccgccaccgccaccaacgcCCCTGTCGCCCCGGCCGTCCCTGTCGTCTCTCCGGCCCTGTCTTCCgtctccgccgcctctcTCAACAGAGAGAGGGCGAGGCTCGCCGACTTCGAGAAGATCCTCCGCCAGAGGGAGAAGCGGCTTCTCcaggccgaggttgaggcGAAAGCCTCCCTCGATAGCCTCACCAGAGCcatcgaggagaagaagcaccaGCTCGCGGGTCTCGAGCCCCGTGAGGCGGAACTCCTCCAGCGGgaggctgtggctgtggaGAGAGAAACCGCTCTCAATGAGCGGGAAGATGCCCTCACGGCTGGGGAGGACGCCCtcgacaaggaaaaggaggatttggaggtaagggagaaggctgccgctgctaTTCTTGAGCAGCAGAAGATTGTCGAGACCCAAAAGGTCACCCTCCGGCTTtggagggaggatttggacGACGAGAACAAGGCCctggaggcgaggaagagggagctggaggaggaagagaagaacctggaggagaagaagagggccctggaggagaaggagagacgTCCCCCGGAGGAGACGgagctggggaagaaggaagaggggttgaggatgagggaggaggcgttgaaagagaaggagaaggcactgaaagagaaggaggaggagttgaagaagaagaacaggaaTTTCGTCGCCGTCAACACCAGCCTCGTCAAGAAGGACATGGAGAACGCggcaaaagagaaagagatcGAGAGAAGACTGGCCGAGATGGCGAAGAGAGAGGCTGCCCTCGACCCCCGGTCGGCATATCACAGCCTTCCCAGCGGCTGTCAGACCGCCCCCCAGTTCGTCGCCGATATGGATCAGCGGGTGGTGATCGGATACGACCTCGGCTGGCAAGCCGCTCTCCCCATCGGGGTTGAGCAAGGTCGTcgagccgccgccgctcaGACAACAACGATGCATatccaacatcaagaaaccGTCCTGGCCAGAATCCGGAATATGCTCGCCTGTTTTGGCGCAGAGAGGATGGATTTGGACGTTAGAAAGGAGTTTAAGACGCTCCAGTTAGTTATCAAATCCAACATCGACGTCGAGCGTATCCACGCCGACAGCATCGAGATGACTGCGGACGAGAGACTTGATGCCAGCATCCCCAAGCCAGGCAACAAGGTCTGGGAGTTTATCAGGGTGATGAAGATCGAGTGTGGCTGCCCGGTCTATTACTACTTCCCCGCCCACCCCAAGTCCGGCCCCCAGCCCACGGCTGGAATTGTGAGGCCCGCCCCTCAGGGGGAAACTCCCCAGTCTTTGGCAGTGGCGCCGGTGACTATCGTGGGCAACACctacaacctccctcccggCGCCCAGGTCgtcttccccacccccgctgGACCCGACCctgccctcctcgccggaccaatcccctccctcgagGTCACCGCACCCGGCGGCGTCAGCCGCACCATCACGGGGACGCCAGGCCCGAACAAGAGACGCCGTGTCCGTTCTgtgaccccctccccg AGGGCCGATACCAAGAGAGCCCGGTCTGGATCCCCCCCTCCGGCCCCGGCCCCAGCCCCGAAGAGAACCCGTGGTCGTCTCCCGAAGAACAAGAACGTGATCACCGTGACGACGGTGACGGACCCTCGTCCCGCGCGCCCTGGCCGGCCTACCACTGGTGGGCTGCGACctctggctgctgctcccgctcCGGCGGTTACGACGGCAACGACGGTGGTTGGTACAACCACAGCTCAGGAGGTATTTACCTCCTCAGCTTTtacccccgcccccgcggCTGCGGCTCCCGCTCCCCCGACTGTAGGGGTTGGGCATGACGCTGATGATACCGAGTTTGATGAAGAGCAGGGCCAGGTGGTGGTCCAGAAGAatgaggaaaagaaggcagGTAAGACTGTACATGAACAGCTTGGAAGAGAAGATGCACGCGAGACTAACAATGACGAACAGGCCCCCGGAAATGTCGACGACGAGAACAAgaacgaggatgagggtggcATGGATATGCACCTCGCTGCTCCGGTTGGGTGGATGGAGCGCAAGAATTGA
- a CDS encoding hypothetical protein (EggNog:ENOG503PEDA) → MATLSFILSLIACLLTLLPLTVGVEIYDIFDVERNAANNGGCGARMATLDVWLSDSLESLDVALTAIDNYRQNVGVRRALSTFFGIRNTGGRATPKAVNDIKDNLAHVYEFLNHHQENGNFFYDSTYNHLHCDSTFLVPRAPNSPAFDFNGQVIVDQNGNQVTIENIPSYRAALVKDARASPWWAGDFTNLNGYYFDEQGGNFCQGNHLGATAHIKPLLTDGATGTDPNRQHASVIICPHAFVGSTQPDNYRDANNLISQGTNFALVVPKSATLLHEVFHVVGGDYYLSGPAEKYPLLDALDLASRRSGLARRNPENYVFFVAHMYHMLGQPDGNEPWSIGGNWDFSVTGSGSNRVYGATAPPP, encoded by the exons ATGGCAACACTATCTTTTATTTTATCTTTGATTGCGTGTCTACTCACTCTCCTGCCACTGACAGTCGGAGTAGAGATCTACGACATCTTCGACGTAGAGCGGAATGCCGCCAACAATGGCGGCTGCGGGGCTCGAATGGCAACGCTAGATGTCTGGCTTTCAGACAGTCTCGAAAGCCTTGACGTAGCGTTGACCGCCATCGATAACTACCGTCAAAATGTCGGGGTCCGCAGAGCGTTGTCGACGTTCTTCGGTATCAGGAACACTGGAGGGCGAGCTACGCCAAAAGCTGTCAATGATATTAAAG ATAACCTCGCCCACGTTTATGAATTtttgaaccaccaccaggagaATGGCAACTTCTTCTACGACTCCACatacaaccacctccactgCGACAGCACCTTCCTGGTGCCTCGCGCTCCAAACAGCCCAGCATTTGATTTCAATGGACAGGTCATAGTAGATCAGAACGGCAACCAAGTCACCATTGAGAATATACCAAGCTATCGCGCTGCTCTCGTCAAGGACGCACGTGCTTCGCCGTGGTGGGCTGGTGACTTTACCAACCTGAACGGCTATTACTTCGATGAACAGGGTGGTAACTTCTGCCAAGGGAACCATTTAGGCGCCACTGCTCACATTAAACCGCTGCTGACTGACGGCGCCACCGGAACCGATCCTAACAGACAGCATGCAAGCGTCATCATCTGTCCACACGCCTTTGTTGGAAGCACACAACCAGACAACTACAGGGATGCAAACAATCTTATCTCACAGGGCACAAACTTCGCCCTTGTTGTTCCCAAAAGCGCGACGCTCCTTCACGAGGTCTTTCACGTTGTAGGAGGCGATTACTATTTGTCGGGCCCAGCCGAAAAGT ATCCTCTCCTTGACGCTTTAGACCTTGCATCAAGAAGATCTGGACTAGCCCGGCGAAACCCGGAAAACTATGTCTTCTTCGTCGCCCACATGTACCACATGTTGGGTCAACCAGATGGGAATGAACCGTGGTCTATTGGGGGAAACTGGGACTTTAGTGTTActggcagcggcagcaaccGCGTTTATGGGGCTACAGCGCCACCCCCGTAA